In the genome of Streptococcus oralis, one region contains:
- a CDS encoding Cna B-type domain-containing protein, whose product MKLKKLWLYILTPLLVLFGSATLTNAVQAKELTKVITNVSIWEVDNSKFLQSDSKGVYNLSPQKYSYANYKFATDFDLSQYDGNLNDGDTFTLTVPAPLTVKAESFELKDKETNTAVGDVKVVSDGENKGGKVTITLKNLQDYLAKKGGAQVQGVKGTFYVAFSSKKELEEQTINFNKSETKNEISQKVRFKNAAAIDYSDGIGKTNFNKFSGTISKEKWDSPLLGKKGDYLHNWDVRVNPKQAAYDKLEIHDWADSDFSPMQFIPETLTVTAGWFDKTYTLQDKTVLQAGTDYQIKWNESYTDFTITILNAKSITKNGKPAAYLIHYDSTAPGDGTKVQNNVEVKGNDKVLTTRDDQQDTIAKQVGNSTVASGGTIQLETGYRITLYKVDEKTQDRLKGAKFKITPPDGATVSEKITETDDNGIAQSPVFSEEDVKKGEFTITEVEAPKGYQLDSTPIKVTVGKEGVIKTISNKRNSTKAQIQAIKKLIGRAMKAGEFEFDLFDDKTNKVVETVTNDAEGNISFAELTFDKAGTYNYHIVEKKANTIEKGVTYDANPVGVTVTVTADAEGKLSAAVAYENDDKTFENTYAVEKTSAPIEVTKALSGRTLKADEFEFVLKNDADGSEVQKVKNTADGKVAFTPIEYTAAGTYKYTIVETNAGQTIDGVTYDSLEVKVTVEVTDDGEGKLTANVTYPADKEFNNSYGASKTPATLAVKKTLTGRELKADEFEFTLTDQDGNVKETVKNDKDGNVKFSVLEFDKAGTFTYKIAEKAGTATGITYDTKTITATVTVADNSKGALEATVSYDDEKAFKNTYTPAGATSVTLGAKKVLEGKDLEAGKYSFELKKEDGTVVETVTNAADSTVAFSPISYDESQVGTHKYTISEVAGTETGITYDKTVQEVEVTVEKVSATELKATASKEAKDLVFINKYTPAKTAVPVKKVWNDANNQDGKRPSSITVKLLADGQDTGETLTLNEANGWAGSFTNLDADKGGTPIKYTVVEVTVTGYTSDVTGDAASGFTITNSYSPETVDVKATKNWDDANNQDGKRPTKITINLLADGQKHDSKEVQAAADGTWTVEFTKLAKYKDGKEIKYTVTEEAVAEYESTITDFTITNKYAPKAIDYKVTKVWNDANNQDGKRPESVTVQLYKSVDGSKPAAVESKKLTLTAKDKTDDNTWVASFTNLPQYKAGKEITYSIEEVDVPAGYEASVTGQVVTNTHTPDTVILSGTKVWNDNNNQSGKRADKVTVQILNGDKVVQEIEVSEKTGWKFESKALPKYENGKLIEYKVKEVAVKEYTSTVTTDKDGKYTVTNEYTPVKTSVKGKKIWKGDEKHKDARPSSITVKLLADGQDTGKTAIASEASGWTYEFTGLERYKDTKDTEIKYSVEEVPVTGYSSEVEGLNITNTYIPETSTPGKPNDPGKPGPKPQLPNTGEKASSAAVVVGLALMAATGGLYFVSRKNK is encoded by the coding sequence ATGAAATTAAAAAAATTGTGGCTCTATATTTTAACGCCACTTTTAGTTCTGTTTGGTTCTGCTACTTTGACAAATGCAGTCCAAGCAAAAGAGCTAACGAAGGTTATTACTAACGTGAGCATCTGGGAGGTTGATAATAGTAAGTTCTTACAATCTGATTCAAAAGGAGTTTACAATTTATCACCTCAAAAATACAGTTATGCAAACTATAAGTTTGCTACTGATTTCGATTTGAGCCAATATGATGGCAATCTGAATGATGGAGACACATTTACACTAACTGTGCCAGCTCCACTAACAGTCAAAGCCGAATCATTTGAGCTTAAAGACAAGGAAACGAATACAGCTGTAGGAGATGTTAAGGTCGTTTCTGATGGAGAAAATAAGGGTGGAAAGGTAACAATCACTTTAAAGAACTTGCAAGACTACCTTGCTAAAAAAGGAGGAGCTCAAGTTCAAGGTGTTAAAGGTACCTTCTATGTCGCTTTTAGTTCAAAGAAAGAACTAGAAGAACAGACTATCAATTTTAACAAGTCTGAAACTAAAAATGAAATCAGCCAAAAAGTTCGCTTTAAAAATGCTGCTGCCATAGATTATTCTGACGGAATTGGTAAAACAAACTTTAACAAATTCAGTGGAACCATCAGTAAAGAAAAATGGGATTCTCCTTTACTTGGTAAAAAAGGTGATTATCTTCATAATTGGGATGTCCGTGTGAATCCTAAACAAGCTGCCTATGATAAACTTGAAATCCACGACTGGGCAGACTCAGACTTTTCACCGATGCAGTTTATTCCAGAAACCTTGACGGTTACTGCTGGATGGTTTGATAAAACTTACACCTTACAAGATAAAACTGTACTACAAGCTGGAACAGATTACCAAATCAAGTGGAACGAATCGTATACAGATTTCACAATCACGATTTTGAACGCAAAGTCTATTACAAAAAATGGGAAACCTGCGGCTTATCTAATCCACTATGATTCGACCGCTCCTGGGGATGGAACCAAAGTTCAAAACAACGTTGAAGTTAAGGGAAATGACAAGGTTCTAACAACCAGAGATGATCAACAAGATACGATTGCGAAGCAAGTGGGAAATTCTACAGTTGCATCAGGTGGTACTATCCAACTGGAAACAGGTTATCGAATCACTCTATACAAGGTAGATGAAAAAACACAAGATCGTCTAAAAGGAGCAAAATTTAAAATTACCCCTCCGGACGGCGCTACTGTTAGCGAAAAAATCACTGAAACAGACGATAATGGTATTGCACAATCGCCAGTATTTTCAGAAGAGGATGTTAAGAAAGGTGAATTCACCATTACTGAGGTTGAAGCTCCTAAAGGCTACCAATTGGATTCTACTCCAATTAAGGTAACAGTCGGTAAAGAAGGTGTTATCAAAACAATCTCAAACAAACGGAACAGCACAAAAGCTCAAATTCAAGCAATTAAAAAATTGATTGGTCGAGCTATGAAAGCTGGAGAGTTTGAATTCGACTTGTTCGATGATAAGACAAACAAAGTTGTTGAAACAGTAACAAATGATGCGGAAGGAAATATCAGCTTTGCTGAATTGACATTTGACAAAGCTGGTACATACAACTACCACATCGTTGAGAAAAAAGCGAACACAATTGAAAAAGGTGTTACTTACGATGCCAATCCTGTTGGCGTTACAGTTACTGTAACAGCAGATGCTGAGGGCAAATTGTCTGCAGCTGTCGCTTACGAAAACGATGATAAGACTTTTGAAAATACATACGCTGTTGAGAAAACTTCAGCTCCTATTGAAGTAACAAAAGCTCTTTCAGGTCGTACCTTGAAAGCTGATGAGTTTGAGTTTGTATTGAAGAACGACGCAGATGGCTCAGAAGTTCAAAAAGTGAAGAACACTGCCGATGGCAAAGTGGCATTCACTCCAATCGAATACACTGCAGCTGGTACTTACAAATACACTATCGTTGAAACTAACGCTGGACAAACTATTGACGGTGTAACATACGATAGTCTTGAAGTTAAAGTCACAGTAGAAGTTACAGACGATGGTGAAGGAAAACTTACTGCTAACGTAACTTACCCAGCGGACAAAGAATTCAACAACAGCTACGGAGCTTCAAAAACTCCAGCTACTCTTGCAGTTAAGAAAACACTTACTGGTCGTGAGTTGAAAGCTGATGAGTTTGAGTTTACTTTGACAGACCAAGACGGTAATGTGAAAGAAACAGTCAAGAATGACAAAGATGGAAACGTTAAGTTCTCAGTCTTGGAATTCGATAAAGCTGGAACTTTCACTTACAAGATTGCTGAAAAAGCTGGCACTGCTACAGGTATCACCTACGATACGAAAACAATCACAGCTACAGTAACTGTAGCGGATAACAGCAAAGGTGCCCTTGAAGCAACTGTTTCTTACGACGATGAAAAAGCATTCAAGAATACTTACACTCCAGCAGGAGCTACAAGTGTAACTCTTGGAGCTAAGAAAGTTCTTGAAGGTAAAGACCTTGAAGCAGGTAAATACAGCTTTGAATTGAAGAAGGAAGATGGAACTGTTGTTGAAACAGTGACAAACGCCGCAGACAGTACAGTGGCCTTCTCACCAATCTCATATGATGAGAGCCAGGTGGGAACTCACAAGTACACCATCTCTGAAGTTGCTGGAACTGAAACAGGAATCACTTACGATAAGACAGTTCAAGAAGTTGAAGTAACTGTTGAAAAAGTAAGCGCAACTGAATTGAAAGCAACTGCTTCAAAAGAAGCAAAAGATCTTGTATTTATAAACAAATACACTCCAGCCAAAACTGCAGTTCCTGTGAAGAAAGTATGGAACGATGCTAACAACCAAGATGGTAAACGTCCATCTTCTATCACAGTTAAATTGCTTGCAGACGGTCAAGACACTGGTGAAACACTTACATTGAATGAAGCAAACGGTTGGGCTGGAAGCTTCACAAACCTTGATGCTGATAAAGGCGGAACACCTATCAAGTATACTGTAGTAGAAGTAACTGTTACTGGTTATACTTCTGACGTTACTGGTGACGCTGCATCAGGATTCACCATCACAAATAGCTATTCTCCAGAAACAGTTGATGTAAAAGCAACTAAGAACTGGGATGACGCAAACAACCAAGACGGTAAACGTCCAACCAAGATTACAATCAATCTTTTAGCAGACGGTCAGAAACATGATTCGAAAGAAGTTCAAGCAGCCGCAGATGGAACTTGGACTGTCGAATTCACGAAATTAGCAAAATATAAAGATGGTAAAGAAATCAAATACACTGTAACAGAAGAAGCCGTAGCCGAATACGAATCAACTATTACAGACTTTACCATCACAAACAAATATGCTCCTAAAGCAATTGACTACAAGGTAACAAAAGTATGGAACGATGCTAACAACCAAGACGGCAAACGTCCTGAGTCAGTAACCGTTCAACTTTACAAATCTGTAGATGGATCTAAACCAGCAGCCGTTGAAAGTAAGAAATTGACCTTGACAGCTAAGGATAAGACCGACGATAACACTTGGGTAGCATCCTTCACAAATCTTCCACAATACAAAGCTGGTAAAGAAATCACTTACTCTATTGAAGAAGTGGATGTACCTGCTGGCTATGAAGCCTCTGTAACTGGTCAAGTAGTGACAAACACTCATACACCAGATACAGTTATCCTTTCAGGAACTAAGGTTTGGAATGATAACAACAACCAAAGCGGCAAACGTGCAGATAAAGTGACAGTTCAAATTCTTAATGGCGATAAAGTCGTTCAAGAAATTGAAGTATCAGAAAAAACTGGTTGGAAGTTCGAATCAAAAGCACTTCCTAAGTATGAAAATGGTAAACTAATCGAGTACAAAGTCAAAGAAGTGGCTGTGAAAGAATATACTTCAACAGTTACTACGGACAAAGATGGTAAGTACACAGTTACCAATGAATATACACCAGTAAAAACATCTGTAAAAGGTAAGAAGATCTGGAAAGGTGATGAAAAGCATAAAGACGCTCGTCCATCTTCTATCACAGTGAAACTTCTTGCCGATGGTCAAGACACTGGTAAAACTGCAATAGCTTCAGAAGCAAGTGGTTGGACTTATGAATTTACTGGTCTTGAGCGTTATAAAGATACTAAAGATACAGAAATCAAGTACTCTGTAGAAGAAGTGCCGGTTACAGGTTATTCATCTGAAGTAGAAGGCCTCAATATCACAAATACATACATTCCAGAAACCTCAACACCAGGTAAACCAAATGATCCAGGAAAACCAGGTCCAAAACCTCAACTTCCTAACACTGGTGAAAAAGCATCTAGCGCAGCAGTAGTTGTAGGACTTGCTTTGATGGCAGCGACCGGTGGATTGTACTTTGTAAGCCGTAAAAATAAATAA
- a CDS encoding biotin transporter BioY — MKKAHIYAIPAIGAALIAVLAQISLPIGPVPFTLQNFAIGLIATVFRPREAVLSVALYLLLGAIGLPVFAGGGAGFHVLVGPSAGYLWFDLAYAGLTSYLIHQNSGYIRIFLANILGDSLVFVGGILSLHFLAGMPFDKALAVGVLPFILPDLGKIIAISFISRPLLKRLKSVTYFSR; from the coding sequence TTGAAAAAAGCTCATATCTATGCTATCCCTGCTATCGGTGCTGCTCTCATCGCCGTATTGGCACAAATCAGTCTCCCTATCGGTCCTGTACCCTTCACTTTGCAAAACTTTGCAATCGGTCTGATTGCTACTGTTTTTAGACCCAGAGAAGCTGTTCTATCTGTAGCTCTCTATCTCTTGCTGGGTGCCATTGGTTTACCTGTTTTTGCAGGGGGAGGAGCTGGATTTCACGTTTTAGTCGGCCCAAGTGCAGGCTATCTTTGGTTCGACCTTGCCTATGCGGGGCTTACATCTTATCTCATCCATCAAAATAGTGGCTATATTCGCATTTTCCTAGCCAACATCTTGGGTGATTCCCTCGTCTTTGTCGGAGGTATTCTCAGCCTCCACTTCCTAGCTGGAATGCCATTTGACAAAGCACTCGCTGTCGGTGTCCTTCCCTTTATCCTTCCTGATCTTGGTAAGATTATTGCCATTAGTTTCATTAGTCGTCCCCTACTCAAACGATTGAAAAGCGTCACTTATTTCTCAAGATAA
- the gor gene encoding glutathione-disulfide reductase: MREYDIIAIGGGSGGIATMNRAGEHGAKAAVIEEKKLGGTCVNVGCVPKKIMWYGAQIAESFHHYGPDYGFTSSDVQFDFAKLRQNREAYIDRARSSYDGSFKRNGVDLIEGRAHFVDAHTVSVNGELIRAKHIVIATGARPSIPTIPGAELGGSSDDVFAWEQLPESVAILGAGYIAVELAGVLHALGVKTDLFVRRDRPLRGFDSYIVEGLVNEMEKTGLPLHTHKVPVKLEETEQGITIHFEDGSSHTASQVIWATGRRPNVDGLELEKAGVTLNQRGFIQVDEYQNTVVDGIYALGDVTGEKELTPVAIKAGRTLSERLFNGKTNAKMDYTTIPTVVFSHPAIGTVGLTEDQAIKEYGQDNIKVYKSSFASMYSAVTSNRQESRFKLITAGADEKVVGLHGLGYGVDEMIQGFAVAIKMGATKADFDATVAIHPTASEEFVTMR, translated from the coding sequence ATGAGAGAATATGATATCATAGCCATCGGTGGAGGGAGTGGCGGTATCGCCACTATGAACCGAGCTGGTGAACACGGCGCTAAAGCAGCTGTTATCGAAGAGAAAAAATTAGGTGGAACTTGTGTCAACGTTGGCTGTGTTCCTAAGAAAATCATGTGGTATGGAGCGCAAATCGCTGAAAGCTTCCACCACTACGGCCCTGACTATGGTTTTACAAGTTCAGATGTTCAATTTGATTTCGCAAAACTTCGTCAAAATCGTGAAGCCTACATCGACCGTGCTCGCTCATCTTATGATGGAAGTTTCAAGCGCAATGGGGTTGATTTGATTGAAGGTCGTGCTCATTTTGTTGATGCTCATACGGTTAGCGTTAATGGTGAATTGATTCGTGCCAAACATATCGTGATTGCGACTGGCGCTCGTCCAAGCATCCCAACTATTCCCGGAGCTGAACTCGGTGGTAGTTCAGACGATGTCTTTGCTTGGGAGCAACTTCCTGAATCCGTTGCGATTCTTGGAGCTGGTTATATCGCTGTTGAATTAGCAGGTGTTCTCCACGCACTAGGAGTAAAAACCGATTTGTTTGTCCGTCGCGATCGTCCCTTGCGTGGTTTTGACAGCTACATCGTTGAAGGTCTTGTCAATGAAATGGAAAAAACAGGTCTACCTTTGCACACGCATAAGGTACCCGTCAAGCTCGAAGAAACGGAGCAAGGTATTACCATTCATTTCGAAGACGGTTCTAGTCACACTGCCAGCCAAGTTATCTGGGCTACCGGTCGCCGTCCAAATGTAGACGGTCTGGAGTTAGAAAAGGCTGGCGTCACACTCAACCAACGTGGATTTATCCAAGTGGATGAGTATCAAAATACAGTTGTAGATGGCATCTACGCTCTTGGAGACGTTACTGGTGAGAAGGAACTAACCCCAGTAGCCATCAAGGCAGGACGTACCCTATCTGAACGCCTCTTCAACGGGAAAACAAATGCTAAGATGGACTACACGACTATCCCTACTGTTGTCTTCTCCCACCCAGCAATCGGAACCGTTGGTTTAACTGAGGATCAAGCTATCAAAGAATACGGCCAAGATAACATCAAAGTCTACAAGTCAAGCTTTGCATCTATGTACTCTGCCGTTACAAGCAATCGTCAAGAATCTCGCTTTAAACTCATCACCGCCGGTGCTGACGAAAAAGTTGTTGGACTTCACGGACTTGGTTACGGAGTGGATGAGATGATTCAAGGATTCGCTGTTGCCATCAAGATGGGAGCTACCAAGGCAGACTTTGATGCTACAGTAGCTATCCACCCAACCGCTTCAGAAGAATTTGTGACCATGCGCTAA
- a CDS encoding YdbC family protein, whose translation MAEFTFEIEEHLLTLSENEKGWTKELNRVSFNGAPAKFDIRTWSPDHTKMGKGITLTNEEFQVMVDAFKGNQ comes from the coding sequence ATGGCAGAATTTACATTTGAAATCGAAGAACACTTACTGACCTTGTCTGAAAATGAAAAAGGATGGACAAAAGAACTAAATCGAGTCAGCTTTAATGGCGCTCCAGCAAAGTTTGATATTCGAACTTGGAGCCCTGATCATACCAAGATGGGAAAAGGAATCACTCTTACAAACGAGGAATTTCAAGTAATGGTGGATGCCTTTAAAGGAAATCAATAA
- the rimM gene encoding ribosome maturation factor RimM (Essential for efficient processing of 16S rRNA), protein MNYFNVGKIVNTQGLQGEMRVLSVTDFAEERFKKGAELALFDEKDQFVQTVTIASHRKQKNFDIIKFKDMYHINAIEKYKGYSLKVAEEDLNDLDDGEFYYHEIIGLEVYEGDKLIGTIKEILQPGANDVWVVKRKGKRDLLLPYIPPVVLHVDIPNKRVQVEILEGLDDED, encoded by the coding sequence ATGAACTACTTTAATGTTGGGAAAATCGTTAATACGCAGGGTCTACAGGGTGAGATGCGAGTCTTGTCTGTGACAGATTTTGCTGAAGAACGGTTTAAAAAAGGCGCAGAGCTGGCTTTATTTGATGAAAAAGACCAATTTGTCCAAACAGTGACCATCGCCAGCCACCGTAAACAGAAGAACTTTGACATTATCAAATTCAAAGACATGTATCATATCAATGCGATTGAAAAATACAAAGGGTACAGTCTCAAGGTTGCTGAAGAAGACCTAAATGACTTAGACGATGGAGAATTCTACTATCACGAGATTATTGGTTTGGAAGTTTACGAGGGAGACAAGTTGATTGGAACTATCAAGGAGATTCTACAACCAGGTGCCAATGATGTCTGGGTGGTCAAGCGAAAAGGTAAGCGAGATTTGCTTTTACCTTACATTCCGCCAGTAGTTCTCCATGTTGATATTCCAAACAAGCGGGTTCAAGTGGAAATCTTAGAAGGACTAGATGATGAAGATTGA
- the kphA gene encoding RNA-binding protein KphA encodes MDTIENLIIAIVKPLISQPDALTIKIEDTPEFLEYHLDLDQSDVGRVIGRKGRTISAIRTIVYSVPTEDKKVRIVIDEK; translated from the coding sequence ATGGATACGATTGAAAATCTCATTATTGCGATTGTGAAACCTTTGATTTCACAACCTGATGCCTTAACTATCAAGATTGAAGACACACCAGAGTTTTTGGAGTATCACTTGGATCTTGACCAAAGCGATGTCGGTCGTGTTATCGGTCGTAAGGGTCGCACTATCTCAGCGATAAGAACGATTGTCTACTCTGTCCCAACTGAAGACAAAAAAGTAAGAATCGTTATTGATGAAAAATAA
- a CDS encoding putative immunity protein yields MKPEDYAWNEFERTSYKTKINRLPSPYKVAIWDDSEKRLELEQILERLPQKELARWALENSRDFLSLIDIGDEGEKNKMIRQAYEAFDARLRNEISPHELRKAGFTANLLSKNAQNQIAKYAARVFVQAISTAHMRGHAIVSADYAIKVRNLQEADKLELVRQEREKQIRLAESFLANE; encoded by the coding sequence ATGAAACCAGAGGATTATGCATGGAATGAGTTTGAACGAACTTCCTATAAGACTAAAATAAATCGCCTACCTAGTCCTTACAAAGTTGCCATTTGGGATGATTCTGAGAAAAGATTGGAACTAGAACAAATACTTGAAAGACTTCCTCAGAAAGAACTAGCTCGATGGGCATTAGAGAACTCGCGAGATTTCTTATCTTTAATTGATATCGGTGATGAAGGTGAGAAAAATAAAATGATTCGGCAAGCTTATGAGGCTTTTGATGCACGATTGAGAAATGAGATCTCACCTCATGAGTTGAGAAAAGCAGGTTTCACAGCAAATCTCCTCTCTAAAAATGCCCAAAATCAAATCGCTAAGTACGCTGCCAGAGTCTTTGTACAAGCTATTTCAACAGCCCATATGAGAGGACACGCCATCGTTTCAGCAGATTATGCTATCAAAGTAAGGAATCTCCAAGAGGCAGACAAGTTAGAACTTGTGAGACAAGAACGAGAAAAGCAGATCAGACTGGCTGAATCCTTTTTAGCTAATGAGTAA
- the trmD gene encoding tRNA (guanosine(37)-N1)-methyltransferase TrmD gives MKIDILTLFPEMFSPLEHSIVGKAREKGLLDIHYHNFREYAEKARHVDDEPYGGGQGMLLRAQPIFDAFDAIEKKNPRVILLDPAGKQFDQTYAEDLAQEEELIFICGHYEGCDERIKTLVTDEISLGDYVLTGGELAAMTMIDATVRLIPEVIGKESSHQDDSFSSGLLEYPQYTRPYDYRGMVVPDVLMSGHHEKIRQWRIYESLKKTYERRPDLLEHYQLTAEEEKMLAEIRENKE, from the coding sequence ATGAAGATTGATATTTTAACCCTCTTTCCTGAGATGTTTTCTCCGCTGGAGCACTCGATTGTTGGAAAGGCTCGAGAAAAGGGGCTCTTGGACATCCACTACCATAATTTCAGAGAATATGCTGAAAAGGCCCGTCATGTTGACGATGAGCCCTACGGAGGCGGTCAGGGGATGTTGCTCCGAGCTCAACCCATTTTCGATGCCTTTGATGCCATTGAAAAGAAAAATCCCCGCGTCATTCTTCTCGATCCTGCTGGGAAACAGTTCGATCAGACTTACGCTGAGGATTTGGCTCAGGAAGAGGAACTGATCTTTATCTGTGGTCACTATGAAGGGTGTGACGAGCGCATCAAGACCTTGGTAACCGATGAAATTTCCCTAGGAGATTATGTCCTGACTGGTGGTGAATTGGCGGCTATGACTATGATCGATGCGACAGTTCGCTTGATTCCAGAAGTGATTGGCAAGGAATCCAGTCACCAAGATGATAGCTTTTCATCAGGACTTCTCGAATATCCTCAGTACACACGTCCTTACGACTATCGTGGCATGGTGGTCCCAGATGTGCTGATGAGTGGGCATCATGAGAAGATTCGCCAGTGGCGGATTTATGAGAGTCTGAAGAAAACCTACGAGCGCAGACCAGATTTGCTAGAACACTACCAACTGACAGCAGAAGAAGAAAAAATGCTGGCTGAAATCAGAGAAAACAAAGAATAA
- a CDS encoding MazG nucleotide pyrophosphohydrolase domain-containing protein, with translation MKDLTFRQLQAYLLEHYQQSRTEEGLFIKLVEEVGEVAEVLNGRSGRKEGVQDSNEELAKELADIIHYTVAIAAINDIDLTKTIFDKDKKAAIKYQHERDLEGFLESLQEN, from the coding sequence ATGAAGGATTTAACATTTAGACAATTACAAGCCTATTTACTCGAACATTACCAGCAATCTCGAACTGAGGAAGGCCTCTTTATCAAGCTAGTGGAGGAAGTCGGAGAAGTAGCTGAGGTCTTGAATGGGCGCTCTGGTCGAAAAGAAGGTGTCCAGGACTCAAATGAGGAACTAGCCAAAGAACTGGCTGATATCATTCATTACACCGTCGCAATCGCGGCTATCAACGATATTGACCTAACCAAAACCATCTTTGACAAAGATAAGAAGGCTGCTATCAAATATCAGCATGAAAGAGATTTAGAAGGATTTTTGGAAAGCCTCCAAGAAAACTAG
- the rpsP gene encoding 30S ribosomal protein S16 produces MAVKIRLTRMGSKKKPFYRINVADSRSPRDGRFIETVGTYNPLVAENQVTLKEDRVLAWLADGAQPSDTVRNILSKEGVLKKFHDSKFSK; encoded by the coding sequence ATGGCAGTTAAAATTCGTTTGACTCGTATGGGTTCTAAGAAAAAACCTTTCTACCGTATCAACGTAGCAGATTCACGTTCACCACGTGACGGACGTTTCATCGAAACAGTTGGAACTTACAACCCACTTGTTGCTGAAAACCAAGTGACTTTGAAAGAAGACCGCGTTCTTGCATGGTTGGCTGATGGAGCTCAACCTTCAGATACAGTTCGTAACATCCTTTCAAAAGAAGGCGTATTGAAGAAATTCCACGATTCTAAATTCTCAAAATAA
- a CDS encoding ATP cone domain-containing protein: MQVIKRNGEVADFDPDKIYQAVLKAAQTVYVLTDDLRQNLAQVTKKVVLDLEEAKVERATISMIQSMVENRLLGAGYITIAEHYISYRLQRDLERSGYGDHIAVHLHFEQIR, translated from the coding sequence ATGCAAGTAATCAAACGTAATGGAGAAGTTGCAGACTTTGATCCAGATAAAATTTACCAAGCTGTCCTAAAAGCGGCTCAGACAGTTTATGTTTTGACCGATGATCTACGTCAAAACCTCGCTCAAGTTACTAAAAAAGTAGTCTTGGACTTGGAAGAAGCAAAAGTAGAACGTGCGACCATTAGCATGATCCAATCAATGGTTGAAAATCGTTTGTTGGGGGCAGGATATATCACCATCGCAGAACACTACATTTCTTACCGCTTGCAACGCGATTTGGAGAGAAGTGGTTACGGAGACCATATCGCAGTCCACCTGCATTTTGAACAAATTCGTTAA
- a CDS encoding TMEM175 family protein — MKKDRLIALTDAVLAIIMTILILELEKPTTPSLQAFWDLRQNFFAYFLSFFWLGSLWMALNTLWEKVEKISPQIVWWNLFLLFFVSFMPYATGIVSSHFMNHTAQLFYGLIVIVSTVANWFLHKVIDKPNIDQKELLEATAQYRKLLIPDLIIKGVGLILSLILYPPIMMYSVLIAAFYIITLKTLSEKRVNN, encoded by the coding sequence ATGAAGAAAGATAGATTAATTGCATTGACAGATGCGGTTCTAGCAATTATAATGACTATCCTAATCTTAGAATTAGAAAAACCAACGACACCAAGTCTTCAAGCTTTTTGGGATTTACGGCAAAATTTCTTTGCTTATTTTCTTTCCTTTTTCTGGTTAGGATCGTTATGGATGGCACTAAACACACTATGGGAAAAGGTTGAGAAAATTTCCCCACAAATTGTTTGGTGGAATTTGTTTCTTTTATTTTTTGTTTCATTTATGCCCTATGCTACTGGAATCGTTAGTAGTCATTTCATGAACCATACGGCACAGCTCTTTTATGGACTGATCGTTATTGTTTCAACGGTAGCAAACTGGTTTTTACATAAAGTAATTGATAAACCCAATATAGATCAGAAAGAATTACTTGAAGCTACCGCACAATATAGAAAGTTATTGATACCTGACCTAATAATTAAAGGAGTGGGATTGATTCTATCCTTAATTCTCTATCCTCCGATTATGATGTATAGTGTTTTAATTGCGGCATTTTACATCATAACTTTAAAAACACTATCTGAAAAAAGAGTGAATAACTAA